A stretch of the Psychroserpens sp. Hel_I_66 genome encodes the following:
- a CDS encoding phospho-sugar mutase, translated as MTHIEPQLLKRVNNWLTPTFDQETQSKIKYLIANNTKNLEESFYKDLEFGTGGMRGIMGVGTNRINKYTLGKNTQGLSNYMKTYFPSENLKVAIAYDCRHNSKSLAKVVADVFSANGIHVYLFEDLRATPELSFALKYLNCHCGIVLTASHNPPEYNGYKVYWQDGGQLVPPQDAEIVAEINRLAYDEIKFDANEEHIQYIGKDIDDVFINESVKNGSFNTPSEAKENLKIVFTSLHGTSITAIPETLKRAGYTNLSIVEEQREPNGDFPTVESPNPEEPEALKMAIELADKIDGDIVIGTDPDCDRLGVAVRNLENHLEILNGNQTMILMTDFLLKQWKKSGKINDNQFVGSTIVSTPMMTVLANAYNVECKIGLTGFKWIAKMIKDFPNMDFIGGGEESFGFMVGDFVRDKDAVTSTLLACEIAAQAKENGKTMYEALIDLYVEHGFYKERLISLTKKGIEGAQEIKQMMIDARENPLTEVNGSKVVKVEDYQLSIEKDVVNNKENKIDIPKSNVLIYYTEDGSKIALRPSGTEPKIKFYISVNTKLDNASDFKATEQKLDTRIDNILNDMNLN; from the coding sequence ATGACACATATTGAACCGCAACTTCTAAAAAGAGTCAACAATTGGTTAACACCTACTTTTGATCAAGAGACTCAAAGCAAAATAAAATACTTAATCGCCAACAACACAAAAAATCTTGAAGAAAGTTTTTATAAGGATCTTGAGTTTGGAACTGGTGGTATGAGAGGCATTATGGGAGTTGGCACGAACCGAATCAATAAATATACACTCGGTAAAAACACCCAGGGCTTAAGTAATTATATGAAAACTTATTTTCCTTCGGAAAATTTAAAAGTTGCCATTGCCTACGATTGCAGACATAACAGTAAGTCACTGGCAAAAGTAGTTGCCGATGTGTTTTCAGCAAACGGAATACACGTTTATCTTTTTGAAGACCTTCGTGCAACTCCAGAATTATCCTTCGCACTAAAATATTTAAACTGTCACTGTGGTATTGTACTCACAGCATCCCACAATCCACCAGAATATAACGGTTATAAGGTATATTGGCAAGATGGCGGACAATTGGTGCCACCACAAGATGCTGAGATCGTTGCAGAAATTAACCGCTTAGCATATGACGAAATAAAATTTGATGCTAATGAGGAGCATATTCAATACATAGGAAAAGATATTGATGACGTATTCATTAATGAATCTGTCAAAAATGGAAGTTTCAATACACCTTCCGAAGCAAAAGAAAATTTAAAAATTGTATTCACATCGCTTCATGGCACCTCAATTACTGCAATCCCAGAGACGTTAAAGCGTGCAGGTTATACCAACCTAAGCATTGTGGAAGAGCAACGTGAGCCAAATGGTGATTTTCCAACTGTTGAATCTCCAAACCCAGAAGAACCAGAGGCCCTTAAGATGGCCATAGAACTTGCCGATAAAATTGATGGAGATATCGTTATTGGTACAGATCCAGACTGTGACCGTTTAGGTGTTGCAGTGAGAAATCTTGAAAATCATCTGGAAATCCTTAACGGAAACCAAACGATGATTTTGATGACCGATTTTCTTTTAAAACAATGGAAAAAATCTGGAAAAATAAATGACAACCAGTTTGTAGGCTCAACAATTGTATCTACTCCTATGATGACGGTTCTCGCCAATGCTTACAATGTAGAATGTAAAATTGGTTTGACCGGTTTTAAATGGATTGCAAAAATGATCAAAGATTTTCCAAACATGGATTTTATTGGTGGTGGTGAAGAAAGTTTTGGATTTATGGTTGGCGATTTTGTAAGAGATAAAGATGCTGTAACCTCAACCCTTCTAGCTTGCGAAATTGCAGCCCAGGCAAAAGAAAATGGCAAAACCATGTACGAAGCGTTAATTGATTTATATGTTGAACATGGTTTCTATAAAGAACGCTTAATATCGCTCACCAAAAAAGGAATTGAAGGTGCGCAGGAAATCAAACAGATGATGATTGATGCTCGTGAAAACCCATTGACAGAAGTTAATGGATCTAAAGTGGTCAAAGTGGAAGATTATCAACTCTCTATCGAGAAAGATGTAGTCAATAACAAAGAAAACAAAATTGATATTCCAAAATCTAACGTATTGATTTATTATACTGAAGATGGAAGCAAAATCGCATTACGTCCAAGTGGTACAGAGCCTAAGATTAAATTTTACATCAGCGTTAATACCAAATTAGACAATGCGTCAGATTTTAAGGCTACGGAACAAAAATTGGATACACGAATAGATAATATCTTAAACGATATGAATCTCAACTAG
- a CDS encoding ABC transporter ATP-binding protein, whose product MNYLKKIMVFALPYKRYAILNIFFNILYALFGALSFVVLMPMLNILFGEDQEVIKEKPILNGFDNIGEYLKDSLTYNVQSYANDDKLRALTFVIILVIAVFLLKNIFNYLALYFGTFLRNGILKDLRDTLYKKTVDLPMSFFSEKRKGDLIARVSNDVNEVQNSFLSVLEIIVREPLSVIFSIVIMLTISPKLTIFVFVFIPTAGLIISMIAKKLRQQSADVQIEQGTFLSILEETLNGLKIIKGFNAQREFNSKFTDSTKRFFVFSNKMMNRQNIATPLSEFLGIVTIACLLWFGGRMVIVDKTLLASSFIAFMGLAYNILTPIKALSKANNNVKRGNAAAERVLEVIETVNPLEDRPNAIKKDTFSSEIGINNISFKYENDLVLKNYSIKVPKGKSVALVGQSGSGKSTIANLMMRFYDINDGSITIDGKDIRDLSKDSLRQLIGLVTQDSILFNDSVKNNILLGRPDATEDEIIDALKIANAWEFVKDLPKGIHSNIGDSGGKLSGGQKQRLSIARAVLKNPPIMILDEATSALDTESERLVQDALENMMKNRTSIVIAHRLSTIQNADEIVVMQKGEIAERGSHDELLVKNGVYRKLVDMQSFD is encoded by the coding sequence ATGAATTACTTAAAAAAAATAATGGTTTTTGCGTTACCATATAAACGCTACGCAATTTTAAATATATTTTTCAATATCCTTTACGCTCTTTTTGGCGCACTGTCATTTGTGGTGCTTATGCCGATGCTTAATATTTTATTTGGCGAAGATCAAGAAGTTATCAAAGAAAAACCCATTTTAAATGGTTTTGATAATATTGGAGAGTACCTCAAAGATTCACTTACCTATAACGTTCAATCTTATGCAAATGATGATAAATTAAGAGCGCTCACCTTTGTTATTATATTGGTGATCGCGGTCTTTTTACTCAAGAACATCTTTAACTATCTGGCTTTATATTTCGGGACATTTTTAAGAAACGGAATTCTAAAAGACCTAAGAGATACATTATATAAAAAAACCGTTGATCTACCGATGAGCTTCTTTTCAGAAAAGAGAAAAGGAGATTTAATCGCACGCGTATCTAATGATGTTAACGAAGTTCAAAATTCATTTTTATCGGTTTTAGAAATTATAGTAAGAGAGCCACTAAGCGTAATATTCTCTATTGTAATTATGCTTACCATAAGCCCGAAACTTACCATTTTCGTGTTTGTTTTTATACCAACTGCAGGTCTAATTATCTCTATGATTGCAAAAAAATTGAGGCAACAATCGGCAGATGTACAAATCGAGCAAGGCACTTTTCTTTCTATTTTAGAAGAAACCCTCAACGGATTAAAAATCATAAAAGGATTTAATGCGCAAAGGGAATTCAACTCAAAATTCACAGACAGTACAAAACGGTTTTTCGTCTTTTCAAATAAAATGATGAATCGCCAAAATATCGCTACGCCTTTAAGTGAATTTTTGGGCATCGTTACCATAGCATGCTTACTTTGGTTTGGAGGTCGTATGGTAATTGTTGACAAAACGCTACTCGCCTCATCCTTTATCGCTTTTATGGGATTAGCATATAATATTCTTACTCCAATAAAAGCTTTGAGTAAAGCAAACAATAATGTAAAGAGAGGTAACGCTGCAGCAGAGCGCGTTTTAGAGGTCATTGAAACGGTAAACCCATTAGAAGACAGACCAAATGCAATAAAAAAGGATACATTTTCTTCAGAAATTGGAATCAACAACATCTCCTTTAAATATGAAAATGATTTAGTTCTAAAAAACTATTCCATCAAAGTACCCAAAGGAAAAAGTGTCGCATTGGTAGGACAATCTGGTAGCGGAAAATCAACCATCGCCAATCTCATGATGCGATTTTACGATATCAATGATGGCAGTATCACTATAGATGGCAAAGACATTAGAGACCTTTCAAAAGACTCGTTAAGACAATTGATTGGTTTAGTTACACAAGACTCTATTTTGTTTAATGACTCTGTAAAAAACAATATTCTTTTAGGCAGACCAGATGCTACGGAAGATGAAATTATTGACGCCTTAAAAATAGCAAACGCCTGGGAGTTTGTAAAGGATCTGCCAAAAGGCATCCATTCAAATATTGGAGATTCTGGTGGTAAACTTTCTGGCGGACAAAAACAACGCCTCAGCATTGCGCGTGCAGTATTAAAGAATCCACCAATCATGATTCTCGACGAAGCAACCTCAGCACTTGATACTGAAAGTGAAAGGTTAGTACAAGACGCACTTGAGAATATGATGAAAAACAGAACCTCAATTGTCATTGCCCATCGCTTATCTACCATTCAAAATGCAGATGAGATTGTTGTTATGCAAAAAGGAGAAATAGCAGAGCGTGGCTCACACGATGAACTTCTAGTTAAAAACGGTGTCTATAGAAAATTGGTAGATATGCAAAGTTTTGATTAA
- a CDS encoding RNA polymerase sigma factor, with protein sequence MDHEQDFIKKLTNPTTKELAFKELLNLYKERLYWHIRHIVKSHDDADDVLQNTFIKVHKNIHKFKGDSKLYSWMYRIATNESLTHLNKNAKRANFSSEEHQQQAITNLKADVYFEGDDIQLKLQQAIATLPEKQQLVFNMRYFEEIKYKDMSEILETSEGSLKASYHIAVKKIEAHLTQD encoded by the coding sequence TTGGATCACGAACAGGATTTCATAAAAAAACTTACAAATCCAACCACAAAAGAACTTGCCTTTAAAGAACTCTTAAATCTTTATAAAGAGCGATTATATTGGCACATTCGGCATATTGTGAAATCTCATGACGATGCAGACGACGTGTTGCAAAACACGTTTATTAAAGTGCACAAAAACATCCATAAATTTAAAGGCGACAGTAAATTATATTCATGGATGTACCGTATTGCCACCAATGAATCCCTAACGCACCTCAATAAAAATGCAAAGCGTGCAAATTTTTCTTCGGAAGAACATCAGCAACAAGCCATTACAAACCTCAAAGCAGATGTCTATTTTGAAGGTGACGACATACAGCTAAAATTGCAACAAGCCATTGCAACATTGCCAGAGAAGCAGCAACTCGTTTTTAATATGCGCTATTTTGAGGAAATAAAATACAAGGATATGTCAGAGATTTTAGAAACGAGCGAAGGTTCACTAAAGGCCTCGTATCACATTGCTGTAAAAAAAATCGAAGCCCACTTGACCCAAGATTAA
- a CDS encoding WD40/YVTN/BNR-like repeat-containing protein, with amino-acid sequence MSTGNRFSKLDIEILLQDSTLNVRAIELSKIDGSDVVNYASSNGRISVATEDFLGYFGNMNEIFYREQYSAINDSVEINFRSLALVNNNFYALGIGSPGRIISNVRDSITIVYQDNHPKAFYDSMEFWNDQEGIAIGDSTDGCLSVIITRDGGNTWTKLGCDQLPKGIEGEGAFAASDTNIAIIGNETWVATNTGRIYYSDDKGLSWTIYNTPIVAAKETEGIYSIDFYDNKNGFAIGGDYTKPADSTANKIRTKDGGKTWQLVAQNQSPGYRSCVQYVPNSNAQELVAIGFKGIDYSNDAGNSWTHLSDEGFYTIRFLNDSTAYAAGNKRIAKLKFRK; translated from the coding sequence ATGTCGACAGGAAATAGATTCTCAAAACTGGATATTGAAATTTTGTTGCAGGACTCTACTTTAAATGTTAGAGCTATTGAACTATCAAAAATTGATGGTAGCGATGTCGTAAATTACGCCTCTTCTAATGGAAGGATTTCTGTGGCAACTGAAGATTTCTTAGGATATTTTGGAAATATGAATGAAATTTTCTATCGAGAGCAGTATTCTGCTATAAATGATTCTGTAGAAATTAATTTTAGATCTTTAGCATTGGTTAATAATAATTTCTATGCTCTAGGCATTGGGTCGCCTGGGAGAATAATCAGTAATGTTAGAGATTCAATTACTATAGTATACCAAGACAATCACCCAAAAGCATTCTACGACTCGATGGAATTTTGGAACGACCAAGAAGGCATCGCCATTGGTGATAGTACAGATGGATGTTTGTCTGTAATCATAACAAGAGATGGTGGTAATACATGGACTAAATTAGGATGCGACCAATTACCAAAAGGTATTGAAGGAGAAGGTGCGTTTGCAGCTAGTGATACTAATATTGCAATAATAGGGAATGAAACTTGGGTGGCAACCAATACAGGACGAATTTATTACTCAGATGATAAAGGACTATCATGGACAATCTACAATACACCAATTGTTGCAGCCAAAGAAACCGAAGGCATTTATTCCATAGATTTTTACGATAATAAAAATGGTTTTGCCATTGGTGGCGATTACACCAAACCAGCAGATAGTACTGCCAATAAAATAAGAACCAAAGATGGTGGTAAAACATGGCAACTCGTTGCGCAAAACCAATCTCCAGGTTACAGGAGCTGTGTGCAATATGTGCCAAACTCAAACGCTCAAGAATTGGTGGCTATTGGTTTTAAGGGTATCGATTATTCCAATGATGCAGGAAATTCATGGACACATTTAAGCGACGAGGGTTTTTATACCATTCGGTTTTTGAATGATAGCACTGCTTATGCTGCAGGAAATAAGAGAATCGCTAAACTTAAGTTTAGAAAATAA
- a CDS encoding RsmB/NOP family class I SAM-dependent RNA methyltransferase produces MRLHRNLCFAVIDGLTLIFNEGKYADKVIQQLLRRDKRWGSRDRAFVAETTYDIVRWKRLYAEIAEVKEPFDRENLWRIFAVWATLRGIKLPDWKYFENTPQRKIKGRFDELSQTRKFKESIPDWLDQLGAKELGESVWTKEIAALNEQADVILRVNTLNTTKEKLQALLFDDGIETESIKGYPNALKLKERANVFQTEAFKNGFFEVQDASSQLVAEFLDVKPGMRVVDACAGAGGKALHIATLMENKGQVIALDIYENKLHELKRRAKRNGAFNIETRPIESTKVIKKLYDKADRVLIDAPCSGLGVLRRNPDAKWKLQSEFIENIKKTQQEILQQYSRIVKPGGQLVYATCSILPSENKKQVDTFLTSEMGKEFTFVKDKSILSHKSGYDGFYMALLEKKN; encoded by the coding sequence ATGCGTTTACACAGAAATTTATGCTTTGCAGTCATCGACGGATTAACCTTAATCTTCAACGAAGGCAAGTATGCAGATAAAGTTATCCAACAACTCTTAAGACGAGACAAGCGTTGGGGAAGTCGAGATCGTGCTTTTGTCGCAGAAACCACTTACGATATTGTGAGATGGAAACGTTTATATGCTGAAATCGCAGAAGTCAAAGAACCGTTTGATAGAGAAAATCTATGGCGTATTTTTGCAGTGTGGGCGACACTTCGAGGTATCAAATTACCAGACTGGAAATATTTTGAAAACACACCTCAACGTAAAATTAAGGGACGTTTTGACGAGCTTTCACAAACCAGAAAATTCAAGGAATCTATTCCAGATTGGCTAGATCAACTGGGAGCAAAAGAACTCGGAGAATCTGTTTGGACAAAAGAAATAGCTGCTTTAAATGAACAAGCAGATGTAATCTTAAGAGTCAACACACTCAACACCACAAAAGAAAAATTACAGGCTTTGTTATTTGACGATGGTATTGAAACCGAAAGCATAAAAGGATACCCAAATGCCCTAAAACTAAAAGAGCGCGCTAATGTATTTCAAACCGAAGCTTTTAAAAACGGTTTCTTTGAAGTTCAAGATGCCTCATCTCAATTGGTTGCAGAATTTTTAGATGTAAAACCTGGTATGAGAGTCGTTGATGCATGTGCTGGCGCTGGAGGAAAAGCATTACATATCGCCACTTTAATGGAAAACAAAGGGCAAGTTATTGCTTTAGATATTTACGAAAACAAATTGCACGAACTTAAGAGAAGAGCAAAAAGAAATGGTGCTTTCAATATTGAAACTAGACCAATAGAATCTACTAAAGTCATTAAGAAATTATACGACAAAGCAGATCGCGTTCTAATTGATGCACCTTGTTCTGGTTTAGGCGTGCTACGTCGAAACCCCGATGCAAAGTGGAAATTACAATCAGAATTCATAGAAAACATAAAAAAAACACAGCAAGAAATTTTACAGCAATATTCTCGTATTGTAAAACCTGGTGGGCAATTAGTGTACGCAACCTGTTCGATTCTTCCTTCGGAAAATAAGAAACAAGTTGATACTTTTTTAACATCAGAAATGGGAAAAGAATTTACCTTTGTAAAAGATAAAAGTATTTTATCACATAAATCCGGTTATGACGGATTTTACATGGCACTTTTAGAAAAGAAAAATTAA
- a CDS encoding endonuclease — protein MKHIYFIIAVCFTATLFAQAPAGYYNSATGTGYTLKTQLKAIIDNNDDGLSTEFIAQDLGYGALYDTYENSDVDLYYENNGTLLDMYSERVIQNPDNTSTNLPDAYEYTYGVNQDDGTMGTAEGQRYNREHTIPQSSFSSASPMRNDAHFVIPTDKYVNAQRGNLPYGFVDTTLQFDEYSNGTRRGENTNSGVAAGYSGDVFEPIDEFKGDIARMYFFFVTRYESQITGFNYVMFDGSANQAIDQPFLDILYNWHVNDPVSQRELDRNNAIFNQQNNRNPFIDNPQFVLEIWQNSLSVEEFQITNAVKMYPNPASGNFVNIDSNEDLVVEIYNILGKKVKTQKITSTHKKLSISELAKGVYLVKLNSSIGSITKKLIKQ, from the coding sequence ATGAAACACATTTACTTTATTATAGCAGTATGTTTTACTGCAACTTTATTTGCACAAGCTCCTGCTGGTTATTATAACTCTGCAACAGGCACCGGTTATACATTAAAAACCCAGCTTAAAGCAATCATTGACAATAACGACGATGGACTTTCAACAGAGTTCATTGCTCAAGATTTAGGATATGGGGCATTGTACGACACTTATGAAAACTCAGATGTTGATTTATACTATGAAAACAACGGTACATTACTAGACATGTATTCTGAAAGAGTGATTCAAAATCCAGATAACACAAGTACCAACTTACCAGATGCTTACGAATATACATACGGTGTAAACCAAGATGATGGTACTATGGGTACTGCAGAAGGTCAACGTTATAACAGAGAACATACCATCCCACAATCTTCATTTAGCAGTGCATCACCTATGCGTAATGATGCTCATTTCGTGATACCAACAGACAAATACGTTAACGCACAAAGAGGAAATTTACCATACGGTTTTGTAGATACGACCTTACAATTTGATGAATATTCAAATGGTACAAGACGAGGAGAAAACACAAATTCTGGCGTTGCTGCTGGATATTCTGGGGATGTTTTTGAACCTATCGATGAATTCAAGGGTGATATTGCTAGAATGTATTTCTTTTTTGTAACGCGCTACGAATCTCAAATCACTGGTTTTAACTATGTGATGTTTGATGGATCTGCAAATCAAGCAATCGACCAACCATTTTTAGACATTCTTTACAATTGGCATGTTAACGATCCTGTTTCACAAAGAGAATTAGATCGAAACAATGCGATTTTCAATCAACAGAACAATCGCAACCCTTTTATAGACAATCCTCAATTTGTTCTTGAAATTTGGCAAAACTCGTTATCTGTTGAAGAATTTCAAATTACAAATGCTGTTAAAATGTATCCAAATCCAGCATCTGGGAATTTCGTAAATATTGATTCTAACGAAGATTTAGTTGTAGAAATCTACAACATATTAGGAAAAAAAGTAAAAACCCAAAAGATAACATCAACGCATAAAAAGTTATCAATTTCTGAGTTAGCAAAAGGCGTTTATCTTGTAAAACTAAATTCAAGCATAGGCAGCATTACAAAAAAACTGATCAAGCAATAA